One Paraburkholderia sp. IMGN_8 DNA window includes the following coding sequences:
- a CDS encoding acid-shock protein has protein sequence MKKLTLLLTAVSLAAGASVALAQPAAPNGSSAVSSYSPPTEKHVKKPKKQKMKKGASAPMAAPADAASQ, from the coding sequence ATGAAGAAGCTGACGCTGTTATTGACGGCTGTTTCGCTTGCCGCAGGCGCTTCTGTGGCGCTGGCTCAACCCGCCGCTCCGAACGGCTCCAGCGCGGTCAGTTCGTACTCGCCGCCCACGGAGAAGCACGTCAAGAAGCCCAAGAAGCAGAAAATGAAGAAGGGTGCGTCAGCGCCGATGGCTGCACCTGCGGACGCCGCCAGCCAGTAA
- a CDS encoding SDR family oxidoreductase, with amino-acid sequence MSSPLKVFITGASSGIGLALAAEYARRGAILGLIARRGDALAAFKQSHPQNTVSIYSVDVRDAEALAEAAEQFIAQHGLPDIVIANAGISRGAVTGHGDLRTFREVMDINYFGMVATFEPFAAAMVAAKKGTLVGIASVAGVRGLPGSGAYSASKSAALKYLEALRVEMRPLGVGVVTIAPGYIRTPMTEHNPYAMPFLMDADRFAVKVAQAIERQTAFAVFPWQMRIGAMLLHVLPRWLYDRVFERAPRKPRAVTE; translated from the coding sequence ATGAGTTCCCCTCTGAAGGTTTTCATTACCGGCGCATCGAGTGGCATCGGCCTCGCGCTCGCCGCCGAATATGCGCGGCGCGGCGCGATTCTCGGCCTCATTGCCCGTCGCGGCGACGCGCTCGCCGCCTTCAAGCAGTCTCATCCCCAGAACACCGTCTCCATCTATTCCGTCGACGTCCGCGACGCCGAGGCGCTCGCCGAAGCGGCTGAGCAGTTCATCGCGCAGCACGGTTTGCCGGACATCGTGATCGCCAATGCCGGCATCAGCCGCGGCGCCGTCACCGGCCACGGCGACCTGCGCACCTTCCGCGAAGTGATGGACATCAATTACTTCGGCATGGTTGCCACCTTCGAGCCGTTCGCCGCTGCGATGGTCGCGGCGAAGAAAGGCACGCTGGTCGGTATCGCCAGCGTGGCCGGCGTGCGCGGCTTGCCGGGGTCCGGCGCGTACAGCGCGTCGAAGTCGGCGGCGCTCAAGTATCTCGAGGCGTTGCGTGTCGAAATGCGGCCGTTGGGCGTCGGCGTGGTCACCATCGCGCCCGGCTACATCCGCACGCCGATGACCGAGCATAACCCGTACGCAATGCCGTTTCTGATGGATGCCGACCGCTTCGCGGTCAAGGTCGCGCAGGCGATCGAACGGCAAACCGCCTTCGCTGTGTTCCCGTGGCAGATGCGCATCGGGGCCATGCTGCTGCACGTACTGCCGCGCTGGCTCTACGACCGCGTCTTTGAACGCGCGCCGCGCAAGCCCCGCGCCGTCACCGAGTAA
- the aceK gene encoding bifunctional isocitrate dehydrogenase kinase/phosphatase, with the protein MNHFPKLLSSQIGFDVAQTMLEGFDRHYRIFRDAAIHAKTLFEAADWHGLQKLARERITSYDERVEECVERLEDEYDAENIDNEIWQQIKLHYIGLLTTHRQPECAETFFNSVCCKILHRSYFNNDFIFVRPAISTEYLENDEPAAKPTYRAYYPGKDGLAATLERIVTNFQLEPPFEDLTRDVGCVMQAIHDAFGAFDEAPNFQIHVLSSLFYRNKSAYIVGRIINGDLLLPFAVPLRHVKPGLLALDTVLLKCDQLLIIFSFSHSYFLVDMEVPSAYVEFLGTIMQGKPKAEIYTSVGLQKQGKNLFYRDLLHHLSHSSDQFIIAPGIKGLVMLVFTLPSFPYVFKLIKDSFPPPKETTRAQIKEKYQLVKRHDRLGRMADTLEYSSVALPVSRLDEALVRELEKEVPSLIEYDGGNLVIRHLYIERRMVPLNLFLQNGTEEDIDHGIKEYGNAVKELMQANIFPGDMLYKNFGVTRHGRVVFYDYDEIEYLTDCNVRAVPAPRNEEDEMSGEPWYSIGPHDIFPETYGTFLLGDPRVRHSFMRHHADFFDPALWQRHKDHLLKGELPDFFPYESSVRFCIRYPERFADAVTALSVTSDTPGTQADRRTVRVA; encoded by the coding sequence ATGAATCACTTCCCCAAACTGCTGTCGTCGCAGATCGGCTTTGACGTTGCGCAGACGATGCTCGAAGGCTTCGATCGGCACTACCGGATCTTCCGCGACGCCGCGATCCATGCCAAGACACTCTTTGAAGCCGCCGACTGGCACGGCCTGCAAAAGCTGGCGCGCGAGCGCATCACCTCGTATGACGAACGCGTCGAGGAGTGCGTCGAACGGCTCGAAGACGAATACGATGCGGAAAACATCGACAACGAAATCTGGCAGCAGATCAAGCTGCACTACATCGGCCTCCTGACCACGCACCGGCAACCCGAGTGCGCGGAGACGTTTTTCAATTCGGTGTGCTGCAAGATTCTGCACCGCTCGTATTTCAACAACGACTTCATTTTCGTGCGCCCGGCGATCTCGACCGAATACCTCGAGAACGACGAGCCGGCCGCGAAGCCGACCTATCGCGCCTATTACCCCGGCAAGGACGGTCTTGCCGCGACGCTCGAGCGCATCGTCACGAACTTCCAGCTGGAGCCGCCGTTCGAAGACCTGACGCGCGACGTCGGTTGCGTGATGCAGGCGATCCACGACGCGTTCGGCGCCTTCGACGAAGCGCCCAACTTCCAGATTCATGTGCTGTCGTCGCTGTTCTATCGGAACAAGTCGGCGTATATCGTCGGACGGATCATCAACGGCGACTTGCTGCTGCCGTTCGCGGTGCCGCTGCGTCACGTGAAGCCGGGCTTGCTTGCACTCGATACGGTACTGCTCAAGTGCGACCAGTTGCTGATCATCTTCAGCTTCTCGCATTCGTACTTCCTCGTGGATATGGAAGTGCCGTCCGCGTACGTCGAGTTTCTCGGCACGATCATGCAGGGCAAACCGAAGGCGGAAATCTACACGTCGGTCGGCTTGCAGAAACAGGGCAAGAATCTGTTCTATCGCGATCTGCTGCACCATCTGTCGCATTCGAGCGATCAGTTCATCATCGCGCCCGGCATCAAGGGGCTCGTGATGCTGGTGTTCACGCTGCCGTCCTTTCCGTACGTGTTCAAGCTGATCAAAGACAGCTTCCCGCCGCCGAAGGAAACCACCCGCGCGCAGATCAAGGAAAAGTATCAGCTCGTCAAACGACACGACCGCCTGGGCCGCATGGCCGACACGCTCGAATATTCGAGCGTCGCGTTGCCGGTCTCGCGCCTCGATGAGGCGCTGGTGCGCGAACTCGAAAAGGAAGTGCCCTCGCTGATCGAATACGACGGCGGCAATCTGGTGATTCGCCATTTGTATATCGAACGCCGGATGGTGCCGCTCAATCTGTTTCTGCAAAACGGCACCGAGGAAGACATCGATCACGGCATCAAGGAATACGGCAACGCGGTGAAGGAACTGATGCAGGCGAACATCTTTCCCGGCGACATGCTGTACAAGAACTTCGGCGTGACGCGTCACGGGCGCGTCGTGTTCTACGACTACGATGAAATCGAATATCTGACCGACTGCAACGTGCGCGCGGTGCCGGCGCCACGTAACGAGGAAGACGAAATGTCGGGCGAGCCGTGGTACTCGATCGGCCCGCACGACATCTTCCCGGAAACGTACGGCACGTTTTTGCTCGGCGACCCACGCGTGCGCCATTCCTTCATGCGGCATCACGCGGACTTTTTCGATCCTGCGTTGTGGCAACGGCACAAGGATCATCTACTGAAAGGCGAACTGCCCGACTTTTTCCCGTACGAAAGCAGCGTGCGCTTTTGCATCCGCTATCCGGAACGCTTCGCCGATGCGGTTACCGCACTATCGGTTACGTCGGATACCCCGGGTACGCAAGCAGATCGGCGCACCGTGCGCGTGGCGTGA
- a CDS encoding MBL fold metallo-hydrolase: MNALEHQLDYPFKDTLPEAGHAMEVAPGVFWLRMPLPFALDHINLWLLRDEIDGQQGWTVVDCGIASDAIKENWEKVFDSVLDGLPVLRVIVTHCHPDHIGLAHWICAGGDKKRWDVRLWMTLGEYMQARVMAAGDGSNAGGEGAARHFARHGVNDEASLEKLRNRKSYYASLVPAIPSQYRRLREADAVRIGGKTWHVVTGYGHAPEHCALYCEETGVLISGDMVLPRISTNVSVFDMEPEGSPLALYLESLDRYETMPEDTLVLPSHGKPFRGVRTRITQLREHHDARLAEVREACAQKPQSAADIVPLMFKRQLDIHQMTFAMGEALAHLHLLWLAGELKRTHDADGVIRFSA, translated from the coding sequence ATGAATGCCCTCGAACATCAACTCGACTATCCGTTCAAAGACACCTTGCCCGAAGCGGGCCACGCGATGGAAGTCGCGCCAGGGGTGTTCTGGCTGCGTATGCCGTTGCCGTTCGCGCTCGACCACATCAACCTCTGGCTGCTACGCGATGAAATCGACGGTCAGCAAGGCTGGACCGTGGTCGACTGCGGCATTGCGTCGGACGCGATCAAGGAGAACTGGGAGAAAGTGTTCGACTCGGTGCTCGACGGCCTGCCGGTGTTGCGCGTGATCGTCACGCATTGTCATCCGGATCACATCGGCCTCGCGCACTGGATCTGCGCAGGCGGCGACAAGAAGCGCTGGGACGTGCGGCTGTGGATGACGCTTGGCGAATACATGCAGGCCCGCGTGATGGCGGCCGGCGACGGCTCCAATGCGGGCGGCGAGGGCGCGGCGCGCCACTTCGCGCGGCATGGCGTGAACGATGAGGCGTCGCTCGAAAAGCTGCGCAATCGCAAGAGCTACTACGCGAGCCTCGTGCCGGCGATTCCCAGCCAGTATCGGCGGCTGCGCGAAGCGGATGCGGTGAGGATCGGCGGTAAAACGTGGCATGTGGTGACCGGTTATGGCCATGCGCCGGAACACTGCGCGCTGTACTGCGAAGAGACGGGCGTGCTGATTTCCGGCGACATGGTGCTGCCGCGCATTTCGACCAACGTGTCGGTGTTCGACATGGAACCGGAAGGCTCGCCGCTCGCGCTGTACCTCGAATCGCTCGACCGCTATGAAACGATGCCCGAGGACACGCTCGTGCTGCCGTCGCACGGCAAGCCGTTTCGCGGCGTGCGTACGCGCATCACGCAATTGCGCGAGCATCACGACGCGCGTCTGGCCGAAGTGCGCGAGGCGTGTGCGCAGAAGCCGCAGAGCGCGGCGGACATCGTGCCGCTGATGTTCAAGCGCCAACTCGATATTCACCAGATGACGTTTGCGATGGGCGAGGCGTTGGCTCACTTGCATCTGCTGTGGCTCGCGGGTGAATTGAAGCGCACGCATGATGCGGATGGTGTGATCCGGTTTTCGGCGTGA
- a CDS encoding cobalamin-binding protein — MQPRAVDAAGVEHELASADARIVSLVPSITELLFALGLDRQIVGRTGFCVHPHDKVRQVRKVGGTKAVNIDAIRALRPTHLIVNIDENERDTVDELRAFVPHIVVTHPQTPQDNLSLYTLLGAIFDRGQEAQRLSAALEARLREAAAHAFPAQNVLYLIWREPWMTVARDTYIAAMLRLVNWRTLPDVHGGTAGAARYPTLDFDRAPWLAEVDRILLSSEPYRFTQAHCDTLKRDPRLAGKRIELIDGEQVSWYGVRAIEGIGYLLRRAAAV, encoded by the coding sequence ATGCAGCCGCGTGCGGTCGATGCAGCCGGCGTCGAGCACGAATTGGCCAGTGCCGACGCGCGCATCGTCTCGCTGGTGCCGAGCATCACCGAATTGCTGTTCGCGCTGGGGCTCGACAGGCAGATTGTCGGACGCACCGGCTTTTGCGTGCATCCGCACGACAAGGTGCGGCAGGTGCGCAAAGTCGGCGGCACCAAGGCCGTGAATATCGACGCGATTCGCGCGTTGCGTCCCACCCATCTGATCGTCAATATCGACGAAAACGAGCGCGATACCGTCGATGAGTTGCGCGCGTTCGTGCCGCATATCGTCGTCACCCATCCGCAGACGCCGCAAGACAATCTCTCGCTGTACACGCTGCTCGGCGCGATCTTCGACCGCGGGCAGGAAGCCCAGCGCTTGAGCGCGGCGCTCGAAGCGCGCCTGCGCGAAGCCGCGGCGCATGCGTTCCCCGCTCAGAACGTGCTGTATCTGATCTGGCGCGAACCATGGATGACGGTCGCGCGCGACACCTACATCGCCGCGATGCTGCGGCTCGTGAACTGGCGGACACTGCCTGACGTGCACGGCGGAACGGCAGGCGCCGCGCGCTACCCCACACTCGACTTCGACCGCGCGCCGTGGCTTGCAGAAGTCGACCGCATACTGCTTTCCAGCGAGCCGTATCGCTTCACGCAGGCCCATTGCGACACGCTGAAACGCGATCCGCGGCTGGCCGGCAAGCGCATCGAGTTGATCGATGGGGAACAGGTGTCGTGGTACGGCGTGCGCGCGATCGAAGGCATCGGCTATCTGCTGCGCCGCGCCGCTGCGGTATAA
- the argS gene encoding arginine--tRNA ligase, with amino-acid sequence MLPAHKHTLETLLADTVKQVAQASQGASEATFVAPAITLERPKVAAHGDVACNVAMQLAKPLRANPRQLAQQIVDALLAQPQAKGLVEAAEVAGPGFINLRLAAAAKQAVIAAVFAENNAFGRSQRDAGKHVLIEFVSANPTGPLHVGHGRQAALGDALSNVLASQGYDVHREFYYNDAGVQINTLAVSTQARARGLAPGDAGWPASAYNGEYIAEIAQDYLNGVTVAASDGEPVTGARDIEDLDAIRRFAVAYLRREQDMDLQAFGVKFDQYYLESSLYKEGRVEKTVEALIAAGKTYEQEGALWLRTTDDGDDKDRVMRKTDGTYTYFVPDVAYHVAKWERGFTKVINIQGSDHHGTIARVRAGLQGLGIGIPKGYPDYILHKMVTVMRNGEEVKISKRAGSYVTVRDLIEWSGGATPGSEAAVDLIDEETIRRGRDAVRFFLISRKADTEFVFDIDLALKQNDENPVHYVQYAHARICSVIAECKARYNTDESTLAGVDVSPLTSERAMALLNKLAEFPDMLQHAADELAPHAVAFYLRDLAGEFHSFYNDKAERVLVDDAAERNARVALLAATRQVLANGLATIGVSAPVKM; translated from the coding sequence ATGCTGCCTGCACATAAACATACCCTCGAAACACTGCTCGCCGACACGGTGAAGCAAGTTGCGCAAGCGTCCCAAGGCGCGAGCGAAGCCACGTTCGTTGCGCCCGCGATCACGCTGGAGCGCCCCAAAGTCGCCGCGCACGGCGACGTCGCCTGCAACGTGGCGATGCAACTCGCGAAGCCGCTGCGCGCCAACCCGCGCCAGCTGGCCCAACAGATCGTCGACGCGCTGCTCGCGCAGCCGCAAGCCAAGGGGCTCGTGGAAGCCGCCGAAGTGGCCGGTCCCGGCTTCATCAACCTGCGCCTCGCAGCCGCTGCCAAGCAGGCGGTGATCGCCGCAGTGTTCGCCGAAAACAATGCGTTCGGCCGTTCGCAGCGCGATGCCGGCAAGCATGTGCTGATCGAATTCGTGTCGGCCAACCCGACCGGCCCGCTGCACGTCGGCCATGGCCGTCAGGCGGCGCTCGGCGATGCGCTTTCGAACGTGCTGGCCTCGCAAGGCTATGACGTGCACCGCGAGTTCTATTACAACGACGCCGGCGTGCAGATCAACACGCTCGCCGTGTCGACCCAGGCGCGCGCCCGCGGCCTCGCTCCCGGCGACGCCGGCTGGCCGGCATCGGCGTACAACGGCGAGTACATCGCCGAGATCGCGCAAGACTATCTGAACGGCGTCACCGTTGCCGCGAGCGACGGCGAGCCCGTTACGGGCGCTCGCGACATCGAAGACCTCGACGCGATCCGCCGCTTCGCGGTCGCGTACCTGCGCCGCGAGCAGGACATGGACTTGCAGGCATTCGGCGTGAAGTTCGACCAGTACTATCTGGAGTCTTCGCTGTACAAGGAAGGCCGCGTCGAGAAGACGGTCGAGGCGCTGATCGCCGCCGGCAAGACCTATGAACAGGAAGGCGCGCTGTGGCTGCGCACCACCGACGACGGCGACGACAAAGACCGCGTGATGCGCAAGACCGACGGCACCTACACGTACTTCGTGCCGGACGTCGCCTATCACGTCGCCAAGTGGGAACGCGGCTTCACCAAGGTCATCAATATCCAGGGCTCGGACCACCACGGCACGATCGCGCGGGTGCGCGCCGGCCTGCAAGGCCTCGGCATCGGCATTCCGAAGGGCTATCCGGACTACATCCTGCACAAGATGGTCACGGTGATGCGCAACGGCGAAGAAGTGAAGATCTCGAAGCGCGCCGGCAGCTATGTGACGGTGCGCGACCTGATCGAATGGTCGGGCGGCGCGACGCCGGGCTCGGAAGCCGCCGTCGATCTGATCGACGAAGAGACCATTCGCCGCGGCCGCGACGCCGTGCGCTTCTTCCTGATCTCGCGCAAGGCCGACACCGAATTCGTGTTCGACATCGACCTCGCGCTGAAGCAGAACGACGAAAATCCGGTGCATTACGTGCAGTATGCGCATGCGCGGATCTGCTCGGTCATCGCCGAGTGCAAGGCGCGCTACAACACCGACGAGAGCACGCTGGCCGGGGTGGACGTGTCGCCGCTCACCAGCGAACGCGCCATGGCCTTGCTGAACAAGCTCGCCGAGTTCCCGGACATGCTGCAGCATGCCGCCGACGAACTCGCGCCGCACGCGGTCGCGTTCTACTTGCGCGATCTCGCCGGGGAATTCCACTCGTTCTACAATGACAAAGCCGAGCGCGTGCTGGTCGACGATGCAGCCGAGCGCAATGCACGCGTCGCACTGCTTGCGGCCACGCGCCAGGTGCTGGCCAACGGTCTTGCAACGATCGGCGTCTCCGCTCCCGTCAAGATGTAA
- a CDS encoding thiol:disulfide interchange protein DsbA/DsbL, with amino-acid sequence MKKLLSILFLSLGLVAATASASPTAPVSGKDFTVLSAPQTTDAPAGKIEVTEFFWYGCPHCNEFDPYLEAWVKKQGPDVVFKRVPVAFRDDFIPHSKLYHAVDALGLAQQLTPKIFNEIHVNKNYLLTPEDQAKFLAKNGVDSKKFMDAYNSFSTQSALQKDKKLMEDYKIDGVPTLAVQGKYETGPAATNSLPGTIQVLDYLVQQVRSKKM; translated from the coding sequence ATGAAAAAACTGCTGAGCATTCTGTTCCTCTCGCTGGGCCTCGTCGCCGCCACGGCATCCGCATCGCCAACCGCTCCGGTGTCCGGCAAAGACTTCACCGTGCTGTCGGCGCCGCAGACCACCGACGCGCCGGCCGGCAAGATCGAAGTCACCGAATTCTTTTGGTACGGCTGCCCGCACTGCAACGAGTTCGACCCGTACCTGGAAGCATGGGTCAAGAAGCAGGGTCCGGACGTCGTGTTCAAGCGCGTGCCGGTCGCTTTCCGCGACGACTTCATTCCGCACTCGAAGCTGTACCACGCTGTCGACGCACTCGGCCTCGCGCAACAGCTCACGCCGAAGATCTTCAACGAAATCCACGTCAACAAGAACTACCTGCTGACGCCGGAAGATCAGGCCAAATTCCTCGCGAAGAACGGCGTCGATTCGAAGAAGTTCATGGACGCGTATAACTCGTTCTCGACGCAAAGCGCGCTGCAAAAAGACAAGAAGCTGATGGAAGACTACAAGATCGACGGCGTACCGACCTTGGCTGTGCAAGGTAAGTATGAAACCGGTCCGGCCGCGACCAACAGCCTGCCGGGCACGATCCAGGTGCTCGACTACCTGGTGCAGCAAGTCCGCTCCAAGAAGATGTAA
- a CDS encoding DUF1840 domain-containing protein → MLITFKCRAAPDVVMLENLAQYLVGIVGKRLGERGVITHDELGTAITKLESAISTDKQERAEHDGHFHEGEEGHEHHEIPPGLAQRAYPFLDMLRAAQKENADIVWGL, encoded by the coding sequence ATGCTGATTACTTTCAAATGTCGCGCTGCTCCGGACGTGGTGATGCTGGAGAATCTCGCGCAGTACCTCGTCGGCATCGTCGGCAAGCGCCTGGGTGAGCGTGGCGTCATTACCCACGACGAACTGGGTACCGCGATCACGAAACTCGAATCGGCCATCAGTACGGACAAACAGGAGCGCGCCGAGCACGACGGTCATTTTCACGAAGGCGAAGAAGGCCATGAGCATCATGAGATTCCGCCGGGACTCGCGCAGCGCGCGTATCCGTTCCTGGACATGCTGCGCGCGGCACAGAAGGAAAACGCGGATATTGTCTGGGGCCTTTGA
- a CDS encoding MerR family DNA-binding transcriptional regulator has protein sequence MNTQYTITDLAREFDVTPRAIRFYEDQGLLSPSREGSSGLRRVYSGRDRTRLKLTLRGKRLGFTLSEIRDLLDVYESPTDTVPQLHAFLATVARHREILERQLEDLNATLEDLAQYEAQARALLENGARQAKPA, from the coding sequence ATGAATACGCAATACACGATCACCGACCTCGCGCGGGAATTCGACGTGACGCCGCGCGCGATCCGCTTCTATGAAGATCAGGGTTTACTCTCACCGAGCCGCGAGGGATCGAGCGGCTTGCGGCGCGTCTATTCGGGCCGCGACAGAACCCGCCTGAAGCTGACGTTGCGCGGCAAACGGCTCGGTTTCACGCTGTCGGAAATCCGCGATCTGCTGGATGTTTACGAATCGCCGACCGACACCGTGCCGCAATTGCACGCGTTCCTCGCAACGGTGGCCCGGCATCGCGAGATACTCGAACGTCAGCTTGAAGACCTGAACGCGACGCTCGAAGACCTCGCGCAATACGAAGCACAAGCGCGCGCACTACTCGAAAACGGCGCACGCCAGGCCAAGCCTGCATGA
- a CDS encoding SPOR domain-containing protein, with translation MQVIYTMAKPRRTTKQSKQTGGTFLGIVLGLIVGLAIAVVVALYITRAPTPFVSKVAPPAASDAGASQPQYDPNRPLQGKTPGQPVPQAAQPAPPNTAPGQTTSQTQSGMLEEPQIVEVPPSNGSANGNANGTAVAPKPAQENGTNAPAKKAQATSAPPATAATSAPKSTSSTAAANAKPGSNATPAPGDANTGYFLQVGAYKTAADAEQQRARLAFQGFESKVTQRDAGGVTYFRVRIGPFSKFEDMNSSRQRLSDAGVDTAVIRFTKQ, from the coding sequence TTGCAGGTGATTTATACGATGGCAAAACCACGCCGCACAACAAAGCAATCGAAACAAACCGGGGGCACTTTTCTCGGCATCGTGCTGGGCCTGATCGTCGGCCTGGCGATCGCGGTAGTGGTGGCGCTGTATATCACCCGTGCGCCCACGCCGTTCGTCTCGAAGGTAGCGCCGCCCGCGGCATCCGATGCCGGCGCAAGCCAGCCGCAATACGATCCGAACCGTCCGCTGCAAGGCAAGACGCCGGGCCAGCCGGTGCCGCAAGCCGCGCAGCCGGCGCCGCCGAACACCGCGCCGGGCCAGACCACCTCGCAGACGCAGTCGGGCATGCTGGAAGAACCGCAGATCGTCGAGGTGCCGCCGTCGAACGGTAGCGCAAACGGCAATGCGAACGGCACCGCGGTCGCGCCGAAGCCCGCGCAGGAAAACGGCACCAACGCGCCGGCGAAGAAGGCGCAAGCCACCAGCGCGCCTCCCGCCACCGCGGCCACCTCGGCGCCGAAGAGCACCTCGTCGACGGCGGCTGCCAACGCCAAACCGGGTTCGAATGCGACGCCCGCGCCTGGCGATGCCAATACCGGCTACTTCCTGCAAGTGGGCGCGTACAAGACAGCGGCCGATGCCGAGCAGCAGCGCGCGCGCCTCGCCTTCCAGGGCTTCGAATCGAAGGTCACGCAGCGCGATGCGGGCGGCGTCACATACTTCCGCGTGCGCATCGGGCCGTTCTCGAAGTTCGAAGACATGAATTCGAGCCGCCAGCGCCTGTCTGACGCGGGTGTGGACACCGCCGTGATCCGCTTTACGAAACAATAA
- a CDS encoding ABC transporter substrate-binding protein gives MRFKLLAAAVLFTAPALVLAKPLTVCTESSPDGFDVVQFNSLVTTNASADVIFNSLVSYDEAAKKVVPALADKWDVSADGLTYTFHLRPNVQFQTTDYFKPTRALNADDVVFTFDRMLNDSNPWHKVAGASGFPHAQSMGLPKLIKAISKVDDNTVKFELNAPDATFVSILTMGFASIYSAEYTDQLLKAGKQADLNAKPVGTGPFELKSYTKDAVIRYDVSPTYWGPKPKIDRLIYAITPDATVRAQKVKAGECQIALSPKPQDLAEAKGDKSLAIVQTPAFMTAFVALNTQKKPLDNQKVRAALNMAFDRTTYLKAIFDNTATPAVNPYPPNTWSYDKGVKAWPYDPAKAKKLLADAGYPNGFETTIWVRPNGSVLNPNPKAGAELLQADFAKIGVKADVKVIEWGELIKQAKLGQHDTLFMGWAGDNGDPDNYLSPLFSCNAVKSGINFARFCDQDLDKLIADGKATPDQAKRAKAYEQAQQIIHDQALWIPLGYPTAAAITRTSVSGYHVSPFGRQSFATVAVQ, from the coding sequence ATGCGCTTCAAACTGCTCGCAGCCGCCGTACTGTTCACGGCGCCCGCGCTCGTGCTCGCCAAACCGCTGACCGTCTGTACCGAGTCGAGCCCCGACGGCTTCGATGTCGTGCAGTTCAACTCGCTGGTGACGACCAATGCGTCGGCCGACGTGATCTTCAATTCATTGGTCTCGTACGACGAGGCCGCGAAGAAAGTGGTGCCGGCGCTCGCCGACAAATGGGACGTGAGCGCCGACGGTCTCACCTACACGTTCCACCTGCGCCCGAACGTGCAGTTCCAGACCACCGACTACTTCAAGCCCACCCGCGCACTGAACGCCGACGACGTCGTCTTCACGTTCGACCGCATGCTCAATGACAGCAATCCGTGGCACAAGGTGGCGGGCGCGAGCGGCTTCCCGCATGCGCAATCGATGGGTTTACCGAAGCTGATCAAGGCGATCAGCAAGGTCGACGACAACACCGTCAAATTCGAACTGAACGCGCCGGATGCAACCTTTGTGTCGATCCTGACGATGGGTTTCGCGTCGATCTATTCCGCCGAATACACCGACCAGTTGCTCAAGGCCGGCAAGCAGGCCGACCTGAACGCGAAGCCGGTCGGCACCGGTCCTTTCGAGCTGAAAAGCTATACGAAAGACGCCGTGATCCGCTACGACGTGAGTCCAACCTACTGGGGCCCGAAGCCGAAGATCGACCGCCTGATCTACGCGATCACGCCGGACGCCACCGTGCGCGCGCAAAAGGTAAAGGCGGGCGAATGCCAGATCGCGCTGTCGCCGAAACCGCAGGATCTCGCCGAAGCGAAGGGCGACAAATCGCTCGCCATCGTGCAGACGCCCGCCTTCATGACCGCGTTCGTCGCGCTGAATACGCAGAAGAAGCCGCTTGACAACCAGAAGGTCCGTGCCGCGCTGAACATGGCGTTCGACCGCACGACGTACCTGAAGGCGATCTTCGACAACACCGCGACGCCGGCCGTCAATCCGTATCCGCCGAACACGTGGAGCTACGACAAGGGCGTGAAGGCGTGGCCGTACGATCCCGCGAAGGCGAAGAAACTGCTCGCGGACGCGGGCTATCCGAACGGCTTCGAAACGACGATCTGGGTGCGTCCGAACGGCAGCGTGCTGAATCCGAATCCGAAGGCCGGCGCCGAACTGCTGCAAGCCGACTTCGCGAAGATCGGCGTGAAGGCCGACGTGAAGGTGATCGAATGGGGCGAGCTGATCAAGCAGGCAAAGCTTGGCCAGCATGACACGCTGTTCATGGGCTGGGCCGGCGACAACGGCGATCCGGATAACTACCTGTCGCCGCTCTTCAGCTGCAACGCGGTGAAGTCGGGCATTAACTTCGCGCGCTTCTGCGATCAGGATCTGGACAAGCTGATCGCCGACGGCAAGGCCACGCCGGATCAAGCCAAACGCGCGAAGGCGTATGAACAGGCGCAGCAGATCATTCACGATCAGGCGCTGTGGATTCCGCTGGGCTATCCGACCGCCGCGGCGATCACGCGTACGAGCGTAAGCGGTTATCACGTGAGTCCGTTTGGACGGCAAAGCTTTGCTACGGTGGCGGTGCAGTAA